The nucleotide sequence ataacacgtgagttgtccgtgcagatccagatattatactatagcatgtgagttgtccgtacaacacgtgagttgtccgtgcggatccagacattatactagcacgtgagttgtccgtgcaatacgtgagttgtccgtgcagattatagcgcttgggctgaaggagcgcctccggagtttgtacaccccccagtgagagcaggtacctactgagtgcgagtgctgagtgaatgtAATGGCTGAGTGATTGTGGTCCTGAGAGGAtgtatttgatttcattattgttgcacttcaactatcatatatcactgttttaaaaatttctgagagatattatcttctgtttcagttgaacttgacatgaaattactgttttgactttaaatgttgaatttgaaagcatgcctaccttattatgttggaaattactgtagttGGACTCAATTGTGAAGCTCgccactactttcagttctttatgtagtattgttacttgctgagttagttatactcatactacaccctgcactattgtgtgcagatccaggtattttcggatACAACGGGTGTTGATTTCTTCGCACAGTTGATTATccggagattccgaggtagctgCCGGTGTTTCGCAGATCTTatctctccttccttatcttcgtgattactatatttggtctcagactataaTAAACCGTGTTTTCCAGATTTGTGAGggtgtagatgctcatgtactctgtgacaacCCTATAGTTGGGAATTCCGCATTATGTTTTGGGTTTTCTATTCCGGTTATGAGAACTTTTACTATTAAAACTGCTTTAAATTCATTCTTGTTAAAAGTATTGGAAATATTTGTGagaaatcggcttgcctagtatcacgttAGGTGCCAGCACAacatgttaggattttgggtcgtgacactcataAATGTAATAGCCGGCTCGAAAAACCGGTTAAAGTTTTGTTAGGCTCCTTTTCTTTAACATAATCCTTACAAATTAGTCCAATGAAAATCATGTTTCATCATTAAGGCCCTCCTATTTTCTTCAACTATCATAATTCTCCCTCCTCTTTTACCTTCTTCTCCCCTTACGAACCAAAATccctcaaaaaagaaaaaagaaaaaacttatgCCTTGACTTACGATCACCAAAATTCTCGTAATTTCTTACTTTTAATCAAAAAGTACTTTTTCTTGATGCTCATTTTCCCCCCCTTGATCCTTCACTTATGATCACCAAAATCGAGCAACCCTTTAAGCCCAAGATCCCAATAACAACGTCAGTCCCGCAATTTTCTGGCTCAGTTTTGAGTTTTGGGTCAAAGTCAAAGTCAAAATCAAGATTTGACATTTATAAGGGTAGTGGCAATAATTGTAGGCTGTTGTGGGTGGATTATGAAAAAATGGAGTTGTTGAGAAAATTGAGCAGAGGGTGTTTGACGAATAGTCTAAAAAAGGGTCAGAAGGTTGAAATTGAATCAGTTAATGATGGTGAAGATGTGTTTGATGCAGCTTCTGCTAAAGCAAAGTTGCAGCCTGAACATCTTGTTATTATGGTCAATGGTCTTATTGGGAGGTAAAAAGATtgaatttttatttcattatttgtgTTTAATAATGTAGTAATACTATGTGTTTGTTATAGGAATTTGTTAACTTGTGAATATGATATTGATATATGTGGGTAGAGTTACACGACACATGTAGTGGTAGGAGCTAACCGATGGAATAGTAGATGTGTAGGTAAGCTGGCCCGATACCAccgtcataaataaaatgatattCACTTATGTGATTTTCTCGATTCTTTCAATAACGGTTAATGCTGTATTAAGGATTTTAGTGACAATGATGGTTAAAGTAAAGATTGAAGTTTTTTCATCTAATATGTTGATTTTGTTTCGTTTGTGTTTGTTAATTTAGTGATACAATGTGTTTGTTATTAGGAATTTGTTTGTTTGTGTTTTTATAGTCCGGGCTAGTTTGCCCGCACCTCAACTAATTACGCGGGGTACCTGGTACCTCCTATCAGCACAAGTATCGGGTAACTCCGTCTGCCAAAGCTTGGATAGATGGAAAGATATGACCTAGTGATTTTTCCTCTGCTGAGATTTGAACCCGGGCTTCATGATTctcaacccacttcattgacATGTGAAATATGATATTGGCATATGTGattttcttgattcttttgttTTGGCATCATTGGTTACTGTTTTTATTAAGGATTTTACAGACAATGATGGTTAGTTGGAACTAaagaatgatttttttttcatctaTACGAAACTAATGAATCTGCATTTAGGTTGCTGGCCTCCCAGAAATAATGGtgttctattttcttttcaattctttGTTTGGGTAGGGGTAGGGAGGGAAGTGGGGTATATTTCCGTATTAATTAAAGCTTGAAAAGAGTTAATTACGTGAAATATGATTATTGACATTTAGCTTTAGCAACTGTATCCTTGGACTTCCATACAGAGGGTCCATGTCATAACTGCAAAAATTTCAGATGGCAATGAAAAGTTGAATAAACGAGAAGCAAAAAACCAATTACAGGTATAATGTTGAAAAAAGCTTACTTTTTTCAGAAATTAAGGTATAATGTTGATTTTAGTTGACACTTTGTTGTCTTGCCATTTCTATGAGTGCTGAAATTTTAGTATAATATAAAACCAAGAAAATCTTGTCAGAATAGTTATGCATATGCTTCAAAGAAGCAACCCGAAACATTTCTGATGGGAATTTAAAATGTTAGCGAATGCTACCAAAAATCTCATTGTGAAGGTGGTTCTGATCTGTAGAGTTCATTAAGTCCATAATTGTGGTATTCTCAAAATGTTGCGCTTCATTTTGCATTTGTCTTATATTTCCTGCCTTTTTCAGCAGGTATCAAGTGGATCATGCATCCTCTTTTCGAGTTAATTCCAATTATCCAAATTTCTTAATAGTTTCTTTCTGATGCCTTTGCAGTTCTACAGATTGGAGATATGCTGCTGAGCAATTTGTCAAAAGACTGCCTGATAAAATTGTTGTTCACTGTAAGTTCAACTTTAGTGATGGCCTACCAATTTCAAATTGCAATCCATGACTGTctgtttcttattttttttctgcATGCATTTTGATCTTGCCTATAAAGGGAGTTGGCCAGTTCACAttattttcctttccctttcctcCCTTTTGTTGTTTGGACCTTGTCAAATATCTTCAATGTGGTTTGGGCTATGTCAAATGTCTTCAACTGGGTCGGCCCTCAGGGTTTAGCTCAAGTGCCAAAGGTTGAGGGAGTTGTGACTTAGGTCATAGGTTCAAGCCCTGCGCCATGCAAACAAagtctggtatttaagtggagaaggataGAGAAGCGGCTCATTATCCCTGAGTTTTGAAGTTTGCGGTTGGTTCTAATGGTTGGTCTCAAACGGATATCTCGGTCATTAAAAAGGATCTTCAACTGGGCCGCAGCAGGATGGTAAGTTTTTTGTTGCCTTAAGAATCAGAAGCACTGCTTGCTACTTCAGTGTAATTTGTTGCGAAAGCATGGAACAGCGAGTGTCCATTATTTGATTGAGTACGATGTGGTCTGCTAGTCGCGTTAAACCTTTCCAAAGGAGTACATAGAAGGAGAGGTTTGGAGTCGAAGAATATTAAAAGTTTACCAAAGATATGAACATCTGAAGCGACACAAGGGGTAGTGGGGTTATGCAAGGACCCTTTTGATGAAATCAGACATGTAAATCAGTTGAGTAGTTTGACCTGAAGTTCTTTATTGTTGACCTCCTCCGCCAATAAGGAGCTTCAAACATCAAAAGAGGCTGCAGAAAAGCTTAAGGAAACTTGGTAACTAATTGATTCATTGGATGAATAGCACATGGAATGTTTGTAGAGACTTTTGGGAAGTTTATCTCTGTGAACTCATGAATTGGGATTAGGCATCAGTGTGGATAATATGAGAGTTCGTCGGTCAGTGTAATTGGGAACGAAGTGGACGTTGGACGCACGTTGGACGCCAGTCTCCAGGATAGATGTGAAGTTTGAAATTTGGTCGGCTGACAGATGTTTTCCATGCCCTTAGTACTTGATTTCCAGAACTTACAGTCAGATTATGTCACTTTAGGTTGTGAGCTGTGACAAACTTGTAGCTTATGCATATAGCTTACATCTTGCTATATTAGATATTTACAGTAGAAACATTGTTATACGTAATATGTATTGTTTTTCGATCTGGTTGGGGTGATGATAGAATAGGtaacacatatataatttatACTGAAATGTCAGCAtttcatcctttttttttttacctcaATGGTGtaagaaatataaatattttgttTGTTCTGTCGTGCGTCTTTAGTTATAGACCTTTTGTTTCAATTTTGTTGCTTGAAATTTACCTCCCAACTGCGTGGTTTGTCAATTAAAATAAAGATGCCATGATTTGCTGGGTTTAAGAGCGAAGTGTGACAAAAATGCATGCTTTAATAAAGAAAGATGAAGGTGGAGGAAAATAAACATTAAAATATGTTCATGTAATGCAAAAAGGTAATAATCATAAACAAAAGCTAGATGGACAAAGTAATTGAAAATTTATGATACAGTGAAATATATAAAGTGCTGCCTAAGCAGCGCACAGTTCAAATCCTGCATTGAAACAAATTTTAAGGCTTATGTACGGCTCAAGTGTGCTTTTAATAATACTgtccaaaattttcattttttccctttttatgtatTTCGTGATGACAAGCATATCTTAACCATTGAGAGGAACTTAAGTTGTTTGAATTGACGATAACACCTTGTGACTTGCCAGGTAGCGAGTGCAATTCTTCTATGTTGACCTTTGATGGTGTTGACCGGATGGGCGAGAGACTTGCAAGAGAGGTACTTCGCTAATGGCTTTCTGATTTTTATAGTTTTATTACCGAATGTTTAATGTCTCTTAGCAAATGTAAGTCCATTAGGAATAAGTGATTTGAGGCTTGGAAAAAACCTGCTGCTTTATAGTGCAGGTGGAGGATGTGATCAAACGGTGGCCTGGGGTGCACAAGATCTCATTTGTTGCTCACTCCTTGGGTGGCCTTGTAGCAAGATATGCTATTGGGAGgttgtatgaacttccaacaaaAACAGAATTAGCTGATATTAATGGCTCATGCTTAGTCAGGGAAGAGAATGTGTCTGACCAATGTCACAAGCAGTCTTCGGAAGAAACTGTTGCTGGATTAGAACCCGTGAACTTCATAACAGTTGCGACTCCGCATTTGGGCTCAAGAGGGCATAAGCAGGTGCTTCATTATCTCACAGTTTCTTTAGGATGATATTTTTTCAGTAATTTTAGCTATCCCTATCTGGAATTACAAACTTCACTGTAGTCATTCCACTTCAAACGCTGATATACTGAAAAGTGCAGTTTA is from Nicotiana tabacum cultivar K326 chromosome 18, ASM71507v2, whole genome shotgun sequence and encodes:
- the LOC107791666 gene encoding uncharacterized protein LOC107791666 — its product is MITKIEQPFKPKIPITTSVPQFSGSVLSFGSKSKSKSRFDIYKGSGNNCRLLWVDYEKMELLRKLSRGCLTNSLKKGQKVEIESVNDGEDVFDAASAKAKLQPEHLVIMVNGLIGSSTDWRYAAEQFVKRLPDKIVVHCSECNSSMLTFDGVDRMGERLAREVEDVIKRWPGVHKISFVAHSLGGLVARYAIGRLYELPTKTELADINGSCLVREENVSDQCHKQSSEETVAGLEPVNFITVATPHLGSRGHKQLPLLCGLPLLEKGASQTAHWIVGRSGKHLFLTDKDDGKPPLLLRMVNDSDDLKFMSALRSFKRRAAYANANYDHVVGWRTSSIRRQNELPKSNLQIKDQKYPHIVNVEQETALDIDHKVSSSDEKQMTDLEEEMIDGLTQVPWERIDVSFHESRQRYVAHNTIQVKTYWLNSDGADVIEHMIDNFLL